A single Gambusia affinis linkage group LG20, SWU_Gaff_1.0, whole genome shotgun sequence DNA region contains:
- the fgf21 gene encoding fibroblast growth factor 21: MFLFPVKRPSCPFPFLFLTLSLRFSWSFYIPESNPILAFRNQLREVHLYTENHRRGLYVEIHLDGRVTGSDAQSPDSVLQIKSIKPGHVVIKGQTSSLFLCMDDSGSLRGQTAYDEADCSFRELLLADGYTRFLNSQHGVPLSLASRNSPDRHSVPFTRFLPLRNTLTVSEESTKTQRDFNLDSDDLLGMGQNVVVSPQLFVD, translated from the exons atgtttttgtttccagttaAGCGCCCTTCCTGCCCGTTCCCTTTCCTTTTCTTAACCCTCTCTCTTCGCTTTTCGTGGTCGTTTTACATCCCAGAATCCAACCCAATCCTCGCCTTCAGGAATCAGCTCAGAGAGGTGCATCTCTACACAG aaaatcaCAGACGGGGTTTGTATGTGGAGATACATCTGGATGGGAGAGTGACTGGAAGTGATGCTCAGAGTCCTGATA GTGTGTTGCAGATAAAGTCTATTAAACCGGGTCATGTGGTCATAAAGGGGCAGACATCGTCCCTGTTTCTCTGCATGGACGACTCCGGGAGTCTAAGAGGACAG ACAGCCTATGACGAGGCTGACTGCTCCTTcagggagctgctgctggctgatGGCTACACCCGTTTCCTGAACTCACAACATGGCGTTCCTTTATCACTGGCATCCAGAAACTCTCCAGATCGACACTCCGTTCCTTTCACAAGATTTTTACCTCTCAGGAATACTTTAACGGTTTCAGAAGAATCAACAAAAACTCAGAGGGACTTCAACCTGGACTCGGATGACCTTCTCGGGATGGGACAGAACGTAGTGGTTAGTCCTCAGCTGTTCGTGGACTAA